A genome region from Panicum virgatum strain AP13 chromosome 4K, P.virgatum_v5, whole genome shotgun sequence includes the following:
- the LOC120702810 gene encoding probable LIM domain-containing serine/threonine-protein kinase DDB_G0286997 isoform X2, with translation MGSRGVGGVAASASAGDPSSPSARAWGEDEAAPGKVKLMCSFGGRIAPRPGDGALRYVGGQTRLISVPRAASFGELLRKVEAVDEAAAAPAPGAGGVLVRYQLPGEDLDSLISVSGPEDYENMMEEYEKLAAAAPDGSAKLRVFLFPASGSEAGGSGSGSGSHQLATAAVDESGQRYIDAINCVSAEAVAAAMRRKDSVASAGSSAHNSEASEYSGLVEGMSPRAGPPPPPVAAEYSYSGGAQYHGGFPDSVGFSAVTMSAPAMGIPAQNPILVRTEPSSVQPHQVAAAYATSQQPPQVASYLQQQQQQQQPQVTQYVPHQQHQATAYVQQMPQSYIEPQQVHYINAQQFGVHGAPHSVNFVPVQMSQFMPSIPATSSMPTAVTQQVGTFRPVSAGAEPVQENVHFARQVQAPVDQSYRVLQTPLSQFPPLPSMHLQTSDAQRYGVQPVITSTTSTPVLTSSGTIPVVVSSTTVPSLRYDDCTMCQKALPHAHSDNIIQDRGNPHAAGNSEAVPMFYSLHQDSTSNKSSPSASSGTPANYMAEPRAGNTGGMMGQFEPTLPARIPAVHVNASPDAGVQVQPTMVALPVSSAPTPNGVFVRHPPQAGPEDPARYQQQPYSYSTQPPQVPVNGPQVIDASAYKNSNHPATEPLREYARDLPNDYARAVDARMQGVHLGPIAPPESSVQGRPSVPHSAIDYAKVEKPPVNIGSSSIYESQAGGYHMGITNAFTAPALTQEDNIARHSEQPPAFDVGAQNAHPDIIQHPLNVAVQNNLRVPIEPPVSNEKVPVRPPYSGVQVPAGPPPQHPREMVGHLVSGPPNGSSKFPLQATAGIDRVEGTREPAYTDSLFSNQDPWKAVGNASLVPPRPIKLAKEPVASGDQYMDGYVPDINTNAAALLEEGNLSRIRDPGFKDIHTVKVNKGFGEENIKRQLQAVAEGVAASVLQSPFPEKPAVLSGDQIDSHGAVVDAKVQDEGNNQSDKTSQGVQVLDDNLQIIKNSDLEELRELGSGTFGTVYHGKWRGTDVAIKRINDRCFAGKASEQERMRTDFWNEADKLASLHHPNVVAFYGVVLDGPGGSVATVTEYMANGSLRQALQRHEKIFDRRRRLLIAMDVAFGMEYLHGKNIVHFDLKSDNLLVNLRDPQRPICKVGDLGLSKVKCQTLISGGVRGTLPWMAPELLNGSSSLVSEKVDVFSFGIVMWELLTGEEPYAELHYGAIIGGIVNNTLRPPVPESCDSQWRALMEQCWSAEPSERPSFTEIGKSLRAMAASPTKVQPQK, from the exons atGGGGAGCAGGGGAGTCGGCGgggtggcggcgtcggcgtcggcgggggACCCGAGCAGCCCGAGCGCGCGGGCGTGGGGCGAGGACGAGGCGGCGCCCGGGAAGGTGAAGCTGATGTGCAGCTTCGGGGGCCGGATCGCGCCGCGGCCCGGGGACGGGGCGCTGCGGTACGTGGGCGGCCAGACGCGCCTCATCTCCgtcccgcgcgccgcctccttCGGGGAGCTCCTGCGCAAGGTGGAGGCGGTggacgaggccgccgccgcgcccgcccccgGCGCCGGGGGCGTGCTCGTCAGGTACCAGCTCCCCGGGGAGGACCTCGACTCGCTCATCTCCGTGTCGGGCCCCGAGGACTACGAGAACATGATGGAGGAGTACGAgaagctggccgccgccgcgcccgacgGCTCCGCCAAGCTCCGGGTCTTCCTCTTCCCGGCCTCCGGGAGCGAGGccggcggctccggctccggctccggctcccaccaactcgccaccgccgccgtcgacgagtCCGGGCAGCGGTACATCGACGCCATCAACTGCGTCTCCGCGGAGGCCGTCGCCGCGGCCATGCGCCGCAAGGACAGCGTCGCCAGCGCCGGGTCCTCGGCGCACAACTCCGAGGCCTCTGAGTACAGCGGCCTCGTCGAAGGTATGTCGCCACgggccggaccgccgccgcctcccgttGCAGCTGAATACTCGTATTCAGGTGGGGCCCAATACCATGGTGGCTTCCCAGATTCGGTGGGGTTCAGTGCCGTCACCATGTCAGCTCCAGCGATGGGCATTCCGGCGCAAAATCCTATACTGGTTAGGACAGAGCCATCATCAGTGCAGCCTCATCAGGTTGCTGCTGCTTATGCGACATCACAGCAGCCACCTCAAGTTGCTTCTtatttgcagcagcagcagcagcagcagcagcctcaagTCACCCAATATGTGCCGCACCAGCAGCATCAGGCAACTGCTTACGTGCAGCAGATGCCGCAGTCGTATATAGAGCCGCAGCAAGTCCACTACATCAACGCACAACAATTTGGTGTTCATGGTGCTCCCCATTCTGTCAATTTTGTGCCTGTGCAAATGAGTCAGTTCATGCCTAGCATTCCAGCAACGAGTTCTATGCCGACTGCGGTCACCCAACAAGTCGGTACGTTCAGGCCTGTTTCTGCTGGTGCAGAACCTGTACAGGAGAACGTGCATTTTGCAAGGCAAGTGCAAGCTCCAGTTGATCAGAGTTACCGGGTGCTGCAGACACCACTGTCGCAGTTTCCTCCTTTGCCTTCTATGCATCTGCAGACAAGTGATGCACAGAGATATGGTGTTCAACCAGTGATAACAAGCACAACAAGCACACCGGTGCTGACAAGCTCAGGGACAATTCCTGTGGTGGTTAGCTCGACCACTGTTCCATCTCTGAGGTATGATGATTGCACAATGTGCCAGAAAGCATTGCCGCACGCTCATTCGGATAACATTATCCAGGATCGGGGAAATCCTCATGCAGCGGGCAATTCTGAGGCAGTTCCAATGTTTTACAGCCTGCATCAAGATAGCACATCCAACAAATCTAGTCCTAGTGCAAGCTCAGGAACTCCTGCTAATTACATGGCAGAACCGAGAGCTGGGAACACAGGAGGGATGATGGGGCAATTTGAGCCAACGCTTCCTGCCAGAATACCTGCAGTCCATGTAAATGCATCTCCTGATGCAGGTGTGCAGGTTCAACCCACCATGGTTGCTTTACCAGTTTCTAGTGCACCTACTCCAAATGGAGTATTTGTGCGTCATCCTCCTCAGGCTGGGCCTGAAGATCCTGCCAGGTACCAGCAGCAACCATACTCTTATAGCACGCAACCACCGCAAGTTCCAGTGAATGGCCCACAAGTCATTGATGCCAGTGCATACAAAAATTCAAACCATCCAGCAACAGAACCGCTTAGAGAATATGCTCGTGATCTTCCTAATGATTATGCCAGAGCTGTCGATGCCCGTATGCAAGGAGTTCATTTGGGTCCCATCGCCCCTCCAGAATCTAGTGTTCAAGGAAGGCCTTCTGTTCCTCACAGTGCCATTGACTATGCAAAAGTTGAGAAGCCACCTGTAAATATTGGCAGTAGTTCTATCTACGAATCTCAAGCTGGAGGGTATCATATGGGGATTACCAATGCCTTTACTGCTCCTGCTTTGACCCAAGAGGACAACATTGCACGGCATAGTGAACAACCACCTGCTTTTGATGTTGGTGCACAAAATGCTCATCCTGACATAATCCAGCATCCACTCAATGTGGCAGTCCAAAACAACCTTAGAGTGCCCATAGAACCACCTGTTTCCAATGAAAAGGTTCCTGTGCGACCACCGTACTCCGGTGTTCAGGTTCCTGCTGGGCCGCCTCCACAACATCCTAGGGAAATGGTTGGTCACTTGGTTTCTGGTCCCCCTAATGGCAGCAGTAAATTTCCGCTGCAGGCTACTGCTGGTATTGACCGTGTTGAAGGTACACGGGAACCAGCTTACACTGATTCACTTTTCTCAAACCAGGATCCTTGGAAAGCAGTGGGAAATGCTTCTTTAGTGCCTCCAAGGCCAATCAAGCTAGCTAAAGAGCCTGTTGCTTCTGGAGACCAATATATGGATGGTTATGTTCCTGATATCAACACAAATGCTGCTGCACTCTTAGAAGAAGGGAATCTTTCACGCATTCGGGACCCAGGGTTTAAGGATATCCACACAGTTAAAGTGAACAAAG GATTTGGTGAGGAAAATATCAAGCGGCAATTACAAGCTGTTGCTGAAGGGGTGGCAGCATCAGTTCTTCAGTCACCCTTTCCAGAAAAACCAGCTGTGTTATCTGGTGATCAAATAGATTCACATGGAGCAGtagttgatgcaaaagttcag GATGAGGGGAACAATCAGTCAGACAAAACAAGCCAGGGTgttcaagttttggatgatAACCTTCAG ATAATCAAGAACAGTGATCTTGAAGAATTGCGTGAACTGGGTTCTGGGACCTTTGGTACAGTTTACCATGGGAAATGGAGAGGTACTGATGTTGCTATTAAGAGAATCAATGATCGATGCTTTGCTGGGAAGGCATCTGAGCAAGAACGCATG AGAACTGATTTCTGGAATGAAGCTGACAAGCTTGCATCTCTACACCATCCAAATGTTGTAGCCTTTTATGGTGTTGTTCTAGATGGGCCTGGTGGATCTGTTGCAACGGTAACTGAGTACATGGCCAATGGTTCACTCCGACAGGCATTACAAAGACATGAAAA GATATTCGATCGGCGTAGGCGTCTACTAATTGCAATGGATGTTGCATTTGGAATGGAGTATTTGCATGGGAAGAATATTGTGCATTTTGACCTAAAGAGTGATAATTTGCTCGTTAACCTAAGGGATCCTCAACGCCCTATATGCAAG GTTGGTGATTTGGGCTTATCGAAGGTTAAATGTCAGACACTAATCTCTGGTGGTGTGCGAGGCACGCTCCCTTGGATGGCTCCTGAGCTGTTGAATGGCAGCAGCAGCCTTGTTTCTGAAAAG GTTGATGTTTTCTCGTTTGGAATCGTGATGTGGGAGCTACTTACTGGTGAGGAGCCTTATGCTGAGCTGCACTATGGCGCCATCATAG GTGGGATCGTGAACAACACGCTGCGTCCTCCGGTGCCAGAGTCCTGTGATTCCCAGTGGAGGGCGTTGATGGAGCAGTGCTGGTCAGCTGAACCGTCAGAGAGGCCAAGCTTCACAGAGATTGGCAAGAGCCTGCGCGCCATGGCGGCTTCTCCTACCAAGGTGCAACCACAGAAATAG